A portion of the uncultured Draconibacterium sp. genome contains these proteins:
- a CDS encoding LysM peptidoglycan-binding domain-containing protein — translation MKRLVQNKPGSLIGIFVVLLLFVPLLNWGQDSINGEDFEHRLLQNIHQQVFEYPWNDAAFSPGKLELANRQKMKRELKSAKEYAYNPDAFEAYFSILDNLPAPDKAIFIKSFYFYQPEIKDELDKAGLGEDLQYLPATLSAFNYEAKSSFKRAGAWQLTHFQGVLNGLQINKLVDERFNVSKATHAAVQELKKNEVLFDHAKKAMLAFVFGKTEIKNLCRRAGGDDCSVNELLKVAPKEMTDFMAAYQATVAFLSQNKFIPEQEPQKTAAAKVRLQTHFDQISTVLPISTEELRFLNPQFTYSIIPEQASLTLPEKLKQDFLFLQDSIYNGVDSTLFEVVAQKIEYPPAPNRQYVGEKVKDLEIEGKTKIKYTIKSGDVLGFIAEDYDVRVADLKYWNNIYDERKIQAGKTLDIFVDDENAEYYRGLQQETAKKEEPKTVVPNFASATLPGIVIPESSRKVEHIVKSGESPYVIAQKYDGVTPEKILEWNSISDARKIQIGQKLIIYLQ, via the coding sequence TTGAAACGATTAGTACAAAATAAGCCGGGTTCTTTAATTGGAATTTTTGTGGTTTTGCTGTTGTTTGTTCCCCTGCTAAATTGGGGGCAAGACAGTATAAACGGCGAAGATTTCGAGCATCGGTTGCTGCAAAATATTCATCAGCAGGTTTTTGAATATCCTTGGAACGATGCTGCTTTTTCCCCGGGGAAACTGGAGTTGGCTAACCGTCAGAAGATGAAACGGGAACTAAAAAGCGCGAAAGAATATGCATATAATCCGGATGCGTTTGAGGCTTACTTTTCTATTTTGGATAATTTACCTGCACCCGATAAGGCAATTTTTATTAAAAGTTTCTATTTCTATCAGCCTGAAATAAAAGATGAGTTAGACAAAGCAGGTCTTGGTGAAGATTTACAGTATTTGCCGGCTACACTTTCTGCTTTTAATTATGAAGCAAAAAGTTCCTTCAAACGTGCAGGAGCATGGCAACTGACGCATTTTCAGGGTGTGCTGAATGGTTTACAAATCAACAAATTGGTGGATGAACGTTTTAATGTTTCAAAAGCTACTCATGCCGCTGTTCAGGAACTGAAAAAGAATGAAGTTTTATTTGATCACGCGAAAAAAGCCATGCTGGCATTTGTTTTCGGAAAGACCGAGATTAAAAATCTTTGTCGGCGCGCAGGAGGTGATGATTGTTCCGTAAACGAATTGCTGAAAGTTGCACCGAAAGAAATGACTGATTTTATGGCGGCTTATCAGGCAACAGTGGCTTTTTTGAGTCAGAATAAATTTATCCCGGAACAGGAACCACAAAAAACGGCGGCAGCAAAAGTACGTTTGCAAACCCATTTCGATCAGATAAGTACCGTGTTACCGATTTCTACCGAAGAACTGCGCTTTTTGAATCCACAATTTACATATTCTATAATTCCGGAACAGGCATCGCTTACTTTACCAGAGAAATTGAAGCAAGACTTTTTGTTTTTGCAGGACTCCATTTATAATGGTGTTGATTCAACGCTTTTTGAAGTAGTGGCGCAAAAGATTGAATATCCGCCGGCACCCAATCGCCAGTATGTGGGCGAGAAGGTAAAAGATCTGGAAATTGAAGGAAAGACGAAAATCAAATACACCATTAAATCGGGAGATGTGCTCGGATTTATTGCCGAAGATTACGATGTGCGTGTTGCCGATTTGAAATACTGGAACAACATTTACGACGAGCGCAAAATTCAGGCTGGTAAAACGCTTGATATTTTTGTCGACGATGAAAATGCAGAATATTATCGTGGTCTTCAGCAGGAAACAGCTAAAAAAGAAGAGCCCAAAACGGTAGTGCCGAATTTTGCATCGGCAACTTTGCCGGGGATTGTTATTCCTGAGTCGTCGAGAAAAGTAGAGCACATTGTAAAAAGCGGCGAGTCGCCGTATGTAATTGCACAAAAATATGATGGTGTAACGCCCGAGAAAATACTGGAATGGAACAGCATCAGCGATGCACGTAAAATTCAAATTGGTCAAAAATTAATCATCTATCTTCAATGA
- a CDS encoding XRE family transcriptional regulator has product MNGQIKEIAMRLRGLRDMLNISVDEIATCCRVSAGEYEGFESGKNDIPIGVLENISKKYGISLTALLFGEEPHMKSFYLTRAGEGTAMERTRAYKYQALASGFTGRKADPFIVTIEPDADEKPIHLNSHNGQEMNYVLEGKMLLSVGGHELTLNQGDSLYFDATLPHGMKALEGKRVKFLAVIL; this is encoded by the coding sequence ATGAACGGACAAATTAAAGAGATAGCCATGAGGCTACGAGGTTTACGCGATATGCTCAATATTTCTGTTGACGAAATAGCAACTTGCTGCAGAGTGTCCGCCGGGGAATACGAGGGATTTGAAAGCGGGAAAAATGATATTCCTATTGGTGTTCTCGAAAATATATCAAAGAAATATGGTATTAGTTTGACTGCGTTGCTTTTTGGCGAAGAGCCTCATATGAAATCATTTTATCTTACCCGGGCGGGCGAAGGAACAGCGATGGAACGTACCCGGGCGTATAAATACCAGGCACTGGCATCGGGGTTTACAGGACGGAAAGCTGATCCGTTTATTGTAACCATTGAACCGGATGCTGACGAAAAACCAATTCATCTGAATAGTCACAACGGACAGGAAATGAACTATGTTTTGGAAGGCAAAATGCTGCTAAGTGTCGGAGGACACGAATTAACACTGAACCAGGGAGACAGCCTTTATTTTGATGCAACACTTCCGCACGGAATGAAAGCATTGGAGGGAAAAAGAGTAAAATTTCTGGCCGTAATTCTATAA
- a CDS encoding DPP IV N-terminal domain-containing protein, whose protein sequence is MRRIIFILFLFVQAFAFAQTKQMSLEDAVYGRYTYLYPESMSGLQWMDDEHFSFIEDQSIISESAKTGEKNTVVSLDELNEITRASLKRIPSYRWISEADLLISGAKKYWLVDIDQKAVKLQIELPEKAENANFSEDGQFVAFTQGDDLYIALADGKTKQITSDGGNGIVNGQTVHRNEFGISGGIYNSPKGNFVAFYRKDESMVKDYPLVDFMAREAEYKPVKYPMAGMESHHVTLGVYNIESGKTTFLKTGEPRDHFLTNVAWSPDEKYIYMAELNREQNHMQLNCYDVTTGEKVKTLFEESADTYVEPLYAIQFSKVNPNEFYYLSRQDGWFHVYKYNTDGELVQQITKGEWEVTKMLGFDAKEKTLFIEATIDDLLQNNIYKVDVKSGKTERLSKETGIHGGTLSPEATYILDRWSANELPGKIDLVSSNGKVNRTIFESEDPLADYQLGENKLVTLKTKDGKYDLHGRLILPNDFDPAKKYPVVVYVYGGPHSQLVTKGWHNQARWWQYYMASQGYIAFTLDNRGTLNRGRAFETAIHRNLGVLETEDQMQGIEYLLSLPYVDADRIGVHGWSYGGFMTLNLKLKHPEIFKVAVAGGPVVDWSMYEIMYGERYMDMPQENPEGYKKSDMTNYVENLDGKLMLIHGVQDETVVMQHSMKFLRECVKQNKQVDFFAYPIHPHNVRGKDRVHLMDKVSQYFFENL, encoded by the coding sequence ATGCGTCGAATTATATTTATTCTATTTCTTTTTGTTCAAGCTTTTGCTTTTGCCCAAACCAAACAAATGAGTCTGGAAGATGCCGTCTACGGGCGATACACTTATTTGTATCCCGAATCGATGTCGGGTTTGCAATGGATGGATGATGAACATTTTTCTTTTATTGAAGATCAATCAATCATTTCTGAATCGGCAAAAACAGGTGAAAAAAATACGGTTGTGTCGCTCGACGAGTTAAACGAAATTACCCGTGCAAGCTTAAAAAGAATTCCATCATACCGCTGGATTAGCGAAGCGGATCTTCTGATTTCGGGAGCTAAAAAATATTGGTTGGTTGATATTGATCAAAAGGCAGTAAAACTACAGATTGAACTACCTGAAAAAGCAGAGAATGCGAATTTTTCAGAGGATGGACAATTTGTGGCTTTCACACAGGGAGATGATTTATATATAGCGCTAGCTGACGGAAAAACAAAACAAATTACCAGCGATGGCGGAAACGGAATTGTAAACGGACAAACCGTTCACCGAAACGAGTTTGGAATATCCGGTGGTATTTATAATTCACCTAAAGGAAACTTTGTGGCTTTCTACCGCAAAGATGAAAGTATGGTGAAAGATTATCCGCTGGTAGATTTTATGGCCCGCGAAGCTGAATACAAGCCGGTAAAATACCCGATGGCAGGAATGGAGAGTCACCATGTAACTTTAGGCGTTTACAATATTGAAAGTGGAAAAACAACTTTCCTGAAAACCGGTGAGCCGCGAGATCATTTTCTGACAAATGTGGCCTGGTCACCAGACGAAAAATACATTTATATGGCGGAGTTAAACCGCGAACAAAACCACATGCAGCTGAATTGTTACGATGTTACAACGGGAGAAAAAGTGAAAACACTTTTTGAAGAATCGGCCGATACGTATGTGGAGCCGCTTTATGCCATTCAATTTTCGAAAGTAAATCCGAACGAATTTTATTACCTCAGCCGCCAGGATGGATGGTTTCATGTGTACAAATACAACACCGATGGCGAGCTGGTTCAGCAGATTACAAAGGGAGAGTGGGAAGTAACCAAAATGTTAGGTTTCGATGCCAAAGAAAAGACCTTATTTATTGAAGCTACCATTGATGACCTGCTGCAAAATAACATCTATAAAGTAGATGTGAAGTCAGGTAAAACAGAACGGCTGTCAAAAGAAACAGGTATTCATGGAGGAACTTTAAGCCCTGAGGCTACTTATATACTGGATCGTTGGTCAGCCAATGAATTACCCGGGAAAATTGATCTCGTATCATCAAATGGAAAAGTCAATCGTACTATTTTTGAGTCGGAAGATCCGCTTGCAGATTACCAACTGGGCGAAAACAAACTGGTAACCTTAAAAACCAAAGACGGGAAATATGATTTGCACGGACGATTGATTTTGCCAAATGATTTTGATCCGGCTAAAAAATATCCGGTTGTTGTATACGTTTACGGAGGGCCACATTCGCAATTGGTAACCAAAGGCTGGCACAACCAGGCACGTTGGTGGCAATATTATATGGCATCGCAAGGCTACATTGCTTTTACGCTCGATAACCGCGGTACACTAAATCGTGGTCGTGCTTTTGAAACTGCTATTCACCGAAATTTGGGCGTGCTTGAAACTGAAGACCAGATGCAGGGAATTGAATACCTGCTTTCATTGCCTTATGTTGATGCCGATAGGATTGGCGTTCACGGATGGAGCTACGGGGGCTTTATGACTTTGAATTTAAAGCTGAAACATCCTGAGATTTTTAAAGTGGCAGTTGCCGGTGGTCCGGTGGTTGATTGGAGTATGTACGAAATTATGTATGGAGAGCGCTACATGGATATGCCGCAGGAAAATCCGGAAGGTTACAAAAAATCAGACATGACCAATTACGTGGAGAACCTGGATGGGAAACTGATGCTGATCCACGGCGTGCAAGACGAAACCGTTGTGATGCAGCACAGTATGAAATTTCTGCGCGAATGTGTAAAACAGAACAAGCAGGTAGACTTTTTTGCTTACCCGATTCATCCGCATAACGTGCGCGGGAAAGATCGTGTACACCTGATGGATAAGGTAAGTCAGTATTTCTTTGAGAACCTCTAG
- a CDS encoding AMP-binding protein: MIEKYLKQTAFTDFEDFKANYELIIPEDFNFAYDVVDGWAEKEPNKRALLWTNDKGESRTYTFGELKEITDRTAGYFSSLGIGKGDMVMAVLKRRAEFWFTIIALHKIGAVIIPATHLLTKKDIVYRNNAATIKAIICDGDELITTHVNDALPESPSIEKVVSIGPVIPEGWEDFHKGIENAEPFQRPAEPTKNDDPIIVSFTSGTTGDPKMVVLDSAYPLAHIVTAKYWQNLHHGSLHLTIADTGWLKAVWGKLYGQWLVGASVFVYDHEKFTPSDILEVLSKYQVTSLCAPPTIFRFLIREDMSKYDLSALEWCTIAGEALNPEVYNRFYDLTGIKLREGYGQSETTLSVFTSPWVEPKPGSMGLPSPHYDIDLLTPEGRSAEAGEQGQIVIRIDKNYPAGLFDGYYRNQRLTDEAMSDGIYYTGDLAWKDEDGYLWFVGRADDVIKSSGYRIGPFEVESALMTHPAVVECAITGVPDEIRGQIVKATVVLAPDYKQRAGDDLVKELQNHVKEVTAPYKYPRQIEFVDELPKTISGKIRRVEIRERDHVVE, encoded by the coding sequence ATGATTGAAAAATACTTAAAACAAACTGCTTTTACCGATTTTGAGGATTTTAAAGCCAATTACGAGTTAATTATTCCGGAGGATTTCAACTTTGCCTACGACGTGGTTGACGGCTGGGCCGAGAAAGAACCCAACAAACGAGCATTGCTCTGGACTAACGACAAAGGCGAAAGTCGCACATACACTTTTGGCGAATTAAAAGAAATTACCGACCGCACTGCCGGTTATTTTTCGTCACTGGGAATTGGAAAAGGCGATATGGTAATGGCCGTTTTGAAACGCCGTGCCGAGTTTTGGTTTACCATTATTGCGCTGCATAAAATCGGTGCCGTTATTATTCCTGCCACGCACTTACTTACAAAAAAGGATATTGTTTACCGTAACAATGCTGCCACAATAAAAGCCATTATTTGCGATGGTGACGAACTGATTACTACTCACGTAAACGATGCTTTGCCCGAGTCGCCATCTATTGAAAAAGTGGTGTCGATCGGACCTGTTATTCCTGAAGGATGGGAAGATTTTCATAAAGGAATTGAAAATGCTGAGCCATTTCAACGTCCTGCGGAGCCAACAAAAAATGACGATCCGATCATTGTAAGTTTTACCTCGGGAACTACCGGCGATCCGAAAATGGTGGTGCTCGACAGTGCTTATCCGCTGGCGCACATTGTTACTGCTAAATACTGGCAGAATCTTCACCACGGGAGTTTGCACTTAACAATTGCCGACACCGGCTGGCTGAAAGCCGTTTGGGGAAAACTTTACGGACAGTGGCTTGTTGGCGCTTCTGTTTTTGTTTATGATCATGAGAAATTTACGCCTTCCGATATTTTGGAAGTGCTTTCAAAATACCAGGTAACCTCGCTTTGTGCACCGCCAACTATTTTCCGCTTTCTGATCAGGGAGGATATGAGCAAATACGATTTGTCGGCGTTGGAATGGTGTACCATTGCCGGAGAAGCTTTAAATCCGGAGGTTTATAACCGCTTTTACGACTTAACAGGCATTAAATTACGTGAAGGTTACGGACAAAGCGAAACAACTTTATCGGTGTTTACTTCGCCATGGGTAGAACCTAAACCGGGCTCAATGGGACTTCCAAGTCCGCACTACGATATCGATTTGCTGACACCGGAAGGACGATCAGCCGAAGCCGGTGAACAAGGACAAATTGTAATTCGTATCGATAAAAATTATCCTGCCGGATTGTTTGATGGATATTACCGCAATCAACGCTTGACCGATGAAGCCATGTCGGATGGGATTTATTACACCGGAGATTTGGCATGGAAAGATGAGGATGGTTATTTATGGTTTGTTGGCCGTGCCGATGATGTGATAAAAAGTTCGGGTTACCGTATCGGGCCTTTCGAAGTAGAAAGTGCATTGATGACACACCCCGCTGTGGTTGAATGTGCCATTACCGGTGTTCCTGACGAAATACGTGGCCAGATTGTGAAAGCTACCGTTGTTTTGGCGCCAGACTATAAACAGCGTGCCGGCGACGACCTGGTAAAAGAGTTGCAAAATCACGTAAAAGAGGTGACTGCTCCCTATAAATATCCACGGCAAATTGAGTTCGTTGATGAGTTGCCAAAAACCATCAGCGGTAAAATTCGCCGGGTAGAGATTCGTGAGCGCGATCATGTGGTGGAGTAA
- a CDS encoding GDSL-type esterase/lipase family protein produces the protein MKPLQTLTFTLGVIALLAGVMWLMPDDGFEVGKMTFHMPTFSEMLGADDVEYVDVSEIIAQQFEIDSLVDIEVDTIAGDTVVEVIHRADYDTLVQSVRRIEMTDLGRENLYRFFNHLKSDSLVRIMHYGDSQIEGDRITAFLRNKLQVKFGGTGVGLRPALQPYDYVFSANQINSDNWKRYPIYGKVDSTVEHSRYGVMGAFSRYAPLASDTIPFKDSIIYEAEMNVSKSDISYKRTREYENMRLFYGHTKRPVAVQLIARGDTVLSDTLVADTMYAVLECELPDSTSSVTLKFSGYDGPDVYGIELASKKGVIMDNIALRGSSGTIFTKADYQLSLKMYNDLNPKFFILQFGGNVIPYIKDKKAIERYGRWFGSQIQRINSLCPDAAILVIGPSDMSTKVKDKYITYKHLPNVVETLKQVALENNCAYWDMYEAMGGYNSMPSWVNAQPELARPDYVHFSARGARLVANMFYNALILEYNNYLEEEM, from the coding sequence ATGAAGCCACTACAAACATTAACATTTACTTTGGGCGTGATTGCTTTGCTGGCAGGAGTTATGTGGTTGATGCCCGACGATGGTTTCGAGGTGGGGAAAATGACTTTTCATATGCCAACATTTTCGGAAATGCTTGGTGCTGATGATGTGGAATATGTCGACGTTTCGGAAATTATAGCGCAGCAATTTGAAATTGATTCGCTGGTGGATATTGAAGTGGATACCATTGCCGGCGATACGGTTGTTGAAGTGATTCACCGCGCAGATTATGATACGCTGGTGCAATCGGTTCGCCGCATTGAAATGACAGATTTGGGTAGAGAAAATCTGTACCGCTTTTTTAATCATTTGAAAAGTGACTCGCTGGTTCGGATAATGCACTATGGCGACAGCCAGATTGAGGGTGACCGCATTACGGCTTTCCTAAGAAATAAATTACAGGTAAAATTTGGCGGAACAGGTGTTGGTTTGCGTCCGGCTTTGCAACCTTACGATTATGTTTTTAGTGCTAATCAAATAAACTCTGACAACTGGAAACGTTACCCAATCTACGGAAAGGTGGACTCAACGGTTGAGCACAGTCGTTACGGCGTGATGGGAGCTTTTTCGCGTTACGCACCATTGGCCAGCGACACGATACCGTTTAAAGATTCGATAATTTACGAGGCTGAAATGAATGTCTCTAAATCAGATATATCCTACAAACGTACGCGCGAATACGAAAATATGCGGCTGTTTTACGGGCATACAAAACGCCCGGTTGCGGTGCAGTTAATCGCACGCGGCGATACGGTTTTAAGTGATACGCTTGTCGCGGATACCATGTATGCCGTGCTCGAATGCGAGTTGCCGGATTCAACAAGCAGCGTTACTTTAAAATTTTCGGGATACGATGGTCCGGATGTTTACGGCATTGAGCTGGCTTCGAAAAAAGGAGTGATCATGGATAACATTGCGCTGCGTGGTAGTTCCGGTACTATTTTCACCAAAGCCGACTATCAGCTGAGTTTAAAAATGTACAACGATCTGAATCCAAAGTTTTTTATTCTGCAGTTTGGCGGTAACGTAATTCCATACATTAAAGATAAAAAGGCGATTGAACGTTATGGCCGCTGGTTTGGCAGTCAGATACAACGAATTAATTCTTTGTGTCCCGATGCAGCTATTTTGGTAATCGGGCCAAGCGATATGTCGACAAAGGTTAAGGACAAATATATTACCTATAAGCATTTACCCAATGTGGTTGAGACACTTAAACAAGTGGCACTTGAAAATAACTGCGCGTACTGGGATATGTACGAAGCTATGGGCGGATACAACAGTATGCCTTCCTGGGTGAATGCGCA